A window from Salmo trutta chromosome 29, fSalTru1.1, whole genome shotgun sequence encodes these proteins:
- the LOC115167209 gene encoding inactive serine/threonine-protein kinase VRK3-like: MLFHFCPQCGTKLQPGFRFCPSCGDKLQCVVDPSGPVEAASSGVSLLHVTDGVTMTTNASSPTPSTGQLTGWDTEGLVCATPSPVSTRPPLRRTRNSVPVARNDETPSSIASPPVTASPKRTTDQSHKSVMSPRKRRPVTPKAEQIKKEPSVELASSPDSSPLPRSPSIVKGKAKKAKRACAVEPLQEGEELCDTTGRKWRLVKLLSQSDAEMFYGVQQNVPGANSSDCKHILKLGAKDGKMFNELNFLQRAAKPSSVDKWIKHAKMDFLGIPTCVGFGLHADSYRFLIFSSMGQTLQSFMDEGEGLLSEKAVLQLACRVLDVLEFIHENEYVHADIHAENIYISPAQQTQVYLAGYCHAFRYCPGGRHVEYREGSRTPHEGAIDFISLESHKGAGPSRRSDLQALGYCMLRWYTGALPWTSLTHTPARVATEKERYMEDVPGLLSHCFGQKKVLSALQVYLSQVMALQYSDQPDYRALRADLSAALQKLGGSLEQPLDLQMKAIGGR; the protein is encoded by the exons ATGCTCTTCCACTTCTGCCCCCAGTGTGGCACCAAACTACAGCCTGGATTCCGGTTCTGCCCCTCCTGTGGGGACAAGCTGCAGTGTGTTGTGGACCCCTCTGGACCTGTGGAGGCAGCTTCCTCTGGAGTATCTCTGCTTCATGTCACTGATGGTGTAACCATGACCACTAATGCAAGCAGTCCTACTCCAAGCACAGGACAACTGACTGGCTGGGACACAGAAG GTCTCGTCTGTGCCACCCCCAGTCCTGTGTCGACCCGACCCCCGCTGCGTAGGACCCGTAACTCAGTCCCCGTGGCCCGGAACGATGAAACTCCTAGTAGTATAGCCAGTCCTCCTGTCACTGCCTCCCCAAAACGTACTACAG ATCAAAGCCACAAATCTGTGATGTCTCCACGGAAACGACGTCCTGTCACCCCAAAAGCGGAACAGATAAAAAAGGAACCGTCTGTGGAGCTGGCCTCCTCACCTGACTCTTCACCTCTCCCCAGGTCCCCCTCCATAG tCAAGGGGAAGGCGAAGAAGGCCAAGCGGGCATGTGCTGTGGAGCCACTGCAGGAAGGGGAGGAGCTTTGTGACACAACTGGCAGGAAATGGAGGCTGGTGAAACTGTTGAGTCAGAGCGATGCAGAGATGTTCTatggag TCCAGCAGAATGTGCCAGGTGCCAATTCCAGTGACTGCAAGCACATCCTCAAACTA GGGGCTAAGGACGGGAagatgtttaatgagctgaactTCCTGCAGAGAGCTGCCAAGCCCTCATCCG TGGACAAGTGGATAAAGCACGCCAAGATGGACTTCCTTGGAATTCCTACCTGTGTAGGATTTGGTCTCCATGCAGACtcttacag gTTTTTGATTTTCTCCAGCATGGGCCAAACTCTTCAGTCTTTCATGGATGAGGGGGAGGGGCTCCTGTCTGAGAAAGCGGTCCTTCAGCTGGCCTGCAGAGTA TTGGATGTGTTGGAGTTCATCCATGAAAATGAGTATGTTCACGCAGACATCCATGCTGAAAACATCTACATCAGCCCAGCACAACAAACACAG gtATACCTTGCAGGGTACTGCCATGCTTTCCGGTACTGTCCTGGTGGCCGGCATGTGGAGTACCGTGAGGGCAGCCGAACACCACATGAAGGAGCCATAGATTTTATAAGCCTGGAGTCTCACAAGGGAGCAG GTCCGTCTCGGCGTAGTGACCTGCAGGCTTTGGGCTACTGCATGCTGCGCTGGTACACAGGGGCACTGCCCTGgacctccctcacacacacaccagcccgcGTTGCTactgagaaggagag gtacATGGAGgacgttccaggtctcctgagtcACTGCTTCGGACAGAAGAAAGTCTTGA GTGCTCTGCAGGTGTACCTGTCTCAGGTGATGGCTCTGCAGTACTCTGACCAGCCGGACTACAGGGCTCTGAGGGCAGACCTCAGTGCAGCTCTGCAGAAGCTGGGAGGGTCACTGGAGCAACCCCTTGACCTGCAG ATGAAAGCGATCGGAGGAAGATGA